One stretch of Roseimicrobium sp. ORNL1 DNA includes these proteins:
- a CDS encoding SMP-30/gluconolactonase/LRE family protein: MRLLSRLLLPVIATTLASCAGTSSPLASNAKPHDHGKIGAGEGPAWKEGSLYFTDGSHINRLDTETGKTTAFRSNCGAPNGLLFDHSGRLVACETTGRRLVRHEGTERTCGAGCDLESNPKVVVLADRYEGHRFNSPNDVTKDSKGRIYFTDPRYGPRDTMEMRDSQGRLVEGVYRVDAPGKVTRILGPDEVERPNGILVSHDDRYLYVADNNNNTHGGARKLWRFNLNADGTVKPGSRTLIFDWKDGRGPDGVKMDASGRLYVAAGVNKANPNETNEFKAGCYILSPAGKLLDFVPTAPDEATNCAFGGADGKTLYVTSGNHLWSVPLKK; the protein is encoded by the coding sequence ATGCGTCTGCTCTCCCGTCTTCTGCTTCCAGTCATCGCCACCACCCTAGCCTCCTGCGCCGGTACCTCCTCTCCCCTCGCCTCCAATGCCAAGCCGCATGACCACGGCAAGATTGGCGCGGGTGAAGGCCCGGCGTGGAAGGAAGGCTCGCTCTACTTCACGGACGGCTCCCACATTAACCGGCTCGACACGGAGACTGGAAAGACCACGGCCTTTCGCAGCAACTGCGGCGCGCCCAATGGACTGCTCTTTGACCACTCGGGTCGCCTCGTCGCCTGTGAGACCACGGGTAGAAGACTGGTGCGGCATGAAGGCACGGAACGCACGTGCGGGGCAGGTTGTGACCTGGAGAGCAATCCCAAAGTCGTAGTCCTCGCCGACCGCTACGAAGGCCATCGCTTCAACTCGCCCAATGATGTCACCAAGGACTCGAAGGGCCGCATCTACTTCACCGACCCGCGCTACGGTCCTCGTGACACCATGGAAATGCGCGACTCCCAGGGCCGTCTCGTGGAGGGTGTGTATCGAGTGGATGCCCCCGGCAAGGTCACCCGCATCCTCGGTCCAGATGAAGTGGAGCGCCCCAACGGCATCCTCGTTTCCCATGATGACCGCTATCTCTACGTGGCGGATAACAACAACAACACCCACGGTGGTGCTCGCAAGCTGTGGCGCTTCAACCTCAACGCCGATGGCACCGTGAAGCCGGGCAGCCGCACCCTCATCTTCGACTGGAAGGATGGCCGCGGTCCCGATGGCGTGAAGATGGATGCCAGCGGCAGGCTCTATGTGGCCGCCGGCGTGAACAAGGCGAACCCGAACGAGACCAATGAGTTCAAAGCAGGCTGCTACATCCTCTCCCCCGCCGGCAAGCTCCTCGACTTCGTCCCCACCGCCCCGGATGAAGCCACCAACTGCGCCTTCGGCGGCGCTGATGGCAAGACTCTCTATGTCACCTCCGGCAATCACCTCTGGAGCGTCCCTCTGAAAAAGTAG
- a CDS encoding transglutaminase family protein, giving the protein MILDASCSLAYATKAEVPAIFMLRPRSGWAQWIMREEFMLSPHVPVVEYTDLYGNLCQRVVLPKGEFRFSMFCRASVPDHIDMLPTARRVPVAQLPVELLHYLLPSRYCQSDKLSRLAYSITGNVPRTYQQIARLRHWVHENIEYEYGTSNASTSALETVNTKRGVCRDFAHLGIALCRAVSVPARMVVGFLHELEPMDLHAWYEAYIGGRWFTFDATEDEPKGNRIVIAYGRDAADVAQATMYGAFQCTEMKVTVSAVREGSEKETPQPPDPAPPA; this is encoded by the coding sequence ATGATCCTCGATGCCTCCTGCTCCCTCGCGTATGCCACCAAGGCGGAAGTGCCTGCCATCTTCATGCTGCGACCGCGCAGCGGGTGGGCGCAGTGGATCATGAGGGAGGAGTTCATGCTCAGCCCGCACGTGCCGGTGGTGGAGTACACGGACCTCTATGGGAATCTCTGCCAGCGTGTCGTCCTGCCGAAGGGGGAGTTTCGTTTCTCCATGTTTTGCCGGGCCTCCGTGCCGGACCACATTGACATGCTGCCCACGGCACGTCGCGTGCCGGTGGCGCAGCTTCCAGTGGAGTTGCTGCACTACCTGCTGCCGAGCCGGTATTGCCAGTCGGACAAACTGTCACGTCTCGCGTACTCCATCACGGGGAATGTCCCGCGCACGTACCAGCAGATCGCGCGTCTACGGCACTGGGTGCATGAGAACATTGAGTACGAATACGGCACCAGCAATGCCTCCACCTCCGCGCTGGAGACGGTGAATACGAAGCGCGGTGTGTGCCGGGACTTCGCGCATCTCGGCATCGCCCTCTGTCGGGCGGTGAGTGTGCCTGCGCGCATGGTGGTGGGTTTCCTCCATGAACTGGAGCCGATGGATCTGCATGCATGGTATGAGGCGTACATCGGTGGACGGTGGTTCACCTTTGATGCGACCGAGGACGAGCCGAAGGGAAACCGCATCGTCATTGCCTACGGAAGGGATGCCGCGGACGTGGCGCAGGCGACGATGTACGGTGCCTTCCAATGCACGGAAATGAAGGTGACCGTGAGTGCCGTGCGTGAGGGTTCCGAAAAGGAAACCCCACAGCCGCCTGACCCTGCGCCACCTGCGTGA
- a CDS encoding M15 family metallopeptidase — protein MLLTLASCAGSPYTESKSQTLALARGQGLVDVTSVVPGIKHDLRYRRAQNITGQRVYPEDMPCLLHHTTAAKLRVAQEILQQQGYGLKIWDAWRPPESHTALHDHGGYTGMFTPPEWGWSRHCSGTAVDVTLVDSYGHELSMPTGFDEGGPDSYYTADTVSADKRERRSILQRAMASAGFSILNTEWWHFDDATYDSRGSLPVPPVVYAKAIGLKLPTVRPPKVKREYVDPTTTPATTTTGASVPLPTSYSGTSYLPGADSGSGVTPTETPAVITTPPPPRPAPPVMLPTVPGIAP, from the coding sequence GTGCTGCTCACGCTCGCCTCGTGCGCAGGCAGTCCTTACACGGAGAGCAAATCGCAGACCCTGGCGCTCGCGAGGGGGCAGGGATTGGTGGATGTCACGAGCGTGGTGCCGGGCATCAAGCATGACCTGCGGTACCGCCGGGCGCAGAACATCACCGGGCAGCGGGTGTATCCGGAGGACATGCCCTGCCTGCTGCATCACACCACGGCGGCGAAGCTGCGTGTGGCGCAGGAGATTCTGCAGCAGCAGGGATACGGGCTGAAGATTTGGGACGCATGGCGTCCGCCGGAGTCCCACACGGCTCTGCATGATCATGGGGGATACACCGGCATGTTCACCCCGCCGGAGTGGGGGTGGTCGCGGCATTGCTCCGGTACGGCAGTGGATGTGACGCTCGTGGACTCCTATGGTCATGAACTGTCGATGCCCACCGGATTCGATGAAGGGGGACCGGACAGCTACTACACGGCCGACACTGTCTCGGCAGACAAGCGCGAGCGCCGTTCGATTTTGCAGCGGGCCATGGCCTCCGCTGGTTTCAGCATTCTAAATACGGAGTGGTGGCACTTCGATGACGCCACGTATGATTCGCGCGGATCACTGCCCGTACCACCCGTGGTGTATGCGAAGGCCATCGGGCTGAAACTTCCCACGGTGAGGCCACCGAAGGTGAAGAGGGAGTATGTGGATCCCACCACAACACCGGCCACGACAACCACCGGCGCCTCCGTGCCGTTGCCGACATCCTACAGTGGCACCAGCTACCTCCCCGGCGCGGACTCCGGCAGTGGCGTCACACCCACGGAGACGCCCGCTGTCATCACCACGCCGCCGCCTCCGCGGCCCGCGCCACCGGTGATGCTGCCCACGGTGCCGGGGATTGCGCCGTGA
- a CDS encoding DUF6797 domain-containing protein has translation MHHLPKSLLLFTLTLLTASQVTAQDKAHLALKSPFASYVETDFPFFTQTVDARKFGSTPLRENLTPRGIIIPAGNGVFACFDPDLLRWAIIWKANDEGEYLSMDGMGTGSYRQPSRKSNSGQKELPRPFGTPLVALPTRPGISVGDTPSVKDPRDRGHAEQGELGLGPVPVSLGRFSGLHMTHGGLVLEYTVAGTVVKEQFLADGTGAVRVLEVDPHKQTLHFRTGPGEGDWLSSLPSDTGTRYRIAISPEGTVSSTVATTGIRPEACTKTTPLPRRWSEPVKTGPAIAPSKDGPWVYDDIPLPMPNPWKRNVRPCDIEFFPDGRAALLTFDGDVWIVEGLQSGSQETKWQRFASGLHEPQSLCIVKDIIHVFDRNGIIKLIDVDGNGEADWYANVSNAVAQSAETRNYPMDMIALPDGSFYLALGGQIGSTVGKYNGVVVKVTPDGNTFDVIATGFRQPYLGYDPQTGILTASDQQGNWKPATPIYRVEPGRYFGFQPEKYKDKVTHPKTISPAEVWIPHFINQSGASQLWVKQNDGSEPHMGALNGAIIHIGYNRPEIFKIFLDAEGTQGAVMPILSGFPTGLLNGRVNPKDGYLYLAGFQIFGSTGSRTSGLFRVRPGTVPAWMPKEIRAEKRGILLTFDAPLTPELISDLGRYSADRWNYHQTHNYGSGNFRTDNNQPGQDAIPVSSAKLSKDGKSLFLGIRDMHPSHSLRLTYRLPAAGVDRVENAYLTVHALPSMNLESLGFDSNEVDLSPRKDLAGDGPAIIPTADLGRDVALRYGCIACHSTGDPALPSVAAPATAAANGAKTEVGPSWMGLWAASRKFSDGSEIKSVDAAYLRESILDPSRRVQAGYEMERTGVGMPSYLGVLKDHEIDSVVMYIQTLQKKKVK, from the coding sequence ATGCATCATCTCCCCAAGTCCCTGCTCCTCTTCACACTCACCCTGCTCACTGCCTCCCAGGTGACAGCTCAGGACAAGGCGCACCTTGCGCTGAAGTCTCCCTTCGCCTCCTACGTGGAGACGGACTTTCCCTTCTTCACCCAGACGGTGGATGCGCGGAAGTTCGGCAGCACGCCCCTGCGGGAGAATCTCACGCCACGAGGCATCATCATACCGGCGGGCAATGGTGTCTTCGCCTGCTTCGACCCGGACCTTCTCCGGTGGGCGATCATCTGGAAGGCGAATGACGAGGGTGAATATCTCTCCATGGATGGCATGGGCACAGGCAGCTACCGACAGCCAAGCCGCAAGTCCAACTCCGGACAGAAGGAACTCCCCCGTCCTTTCGGCACACCCCTCGTGGCCCTGCCAACCCGCCCCGGTATATCTGTGGGTGATACACCATCCGTAAAGGACCCGCGCGATCGCGGCCATGCAGAGCAAGGTGAGTTGGGCCTCGGCCCCGTGCCCGTTTCCCTGGGGCGATTCTCTGGCCTGCACATGACACACGGTGGCCTGGTGCTGGAGTACACAGTCGCTGGCACAGTGGTGAAGGAGCAATTCCTGGCCGATGGCACAGGAGCCGTCCGTGTGCTGGAGGTGGATCCGCACAAGCAGACGCTCCACTTCCGCACGGGACCGGGTGAGGGAGACTGGCTGAGCTCTCTCCCTTCAGACACGGGCACCAGGTATCGCATCGCAATTTCTCCCGAAGGCACTGTCTCCTCCACGGTGGCCACCACCGGCATACGACCGGAAGCCTGCACGAAGACCACCCCGCTCCCCCGCCGCTGGAGTGAGCCCGTGAAGACTGGTCCTGCCATTGCTCCCTCGAAAGACGGTCCCTGGGTCTATGACGACATTCCCCTTCCGATGCCGAATCCGTGGAAGAGGAATGTGCGCCCCTGCGACATTGAGTTCTTCCCGGATGGACGCGCCGCCCTCCTGACCTTCGACGGAGATGTGTGGATCGTAGAGGGGCTGCAGTCAGGCTCGCAGGAAACGAAGTGGCAGCGCTTCGCCTCAGGCCTGCATGAGCCGCAGAGCCTCTGCATTGTGAAGGACATCATCCACGTGTTCGACCGCAATGGCATCATCAAACTCATCGACGTCGATGGCAATGGCGAAGCGGACTGGTATGCGAATGTCTCCAATGCCGTGGCCCAGTCTGCTGAGACGCGGAATTATCCCATGGACATGATCGCCCTTCCCGACGGCTCCTTCTACCTCGCCTTGGGCGGGCAGATAGGCTCCACCGTGGGCAAGTACAACGGTGTGGTGGTGAAGGTGACTCCGGATGGGAATACCTTCGACGTCATCGCCACCGGCTTCCGCCAGCCCTACCTCGGCTATGATCCCCAGACTGGCATCCTCACGGCCAGCGACCAGCAGGGAAACTGGAAGCCCGCCACACCCATCTACCGCGTGGAGCCCGGTCGCTACTTCGGATTCCAGCCGGAGAAGTACAAGGACAAGGTGACCCACCCCAAGACCATCTCCCCAGCGGAGGTATGGATTCCCCATTTCATCAACCAGTCCGGTGCTAGCCAGCTCTGGGTAAAACAGAACGATGGCAGCGAACCACACATGGGCGCGCTGAATGGAGCGATCATCCACATTGGCTACAACCGGCCGGAGATCTTCAAAATTTTCCTCGATGCCGAGGGAACCCAGGGCGCAGTCATGCCCATCCTCTCCGGCTTTCCCACGGGTCTGCTGAATGGACGTGTGAACCCAAAGGATGGATATCTCTACCTCGCGGGCTTCCAGATTTTCGGCAGCACCGGCTCGCGCACCAGCGGCCTCTTCCGTGTGCGTCCCGGCACCGTACCCGCATGGATGCCCAAAGAAATTCGCGCAGAGAAACGCGGCATCCTGCTCACCTTTGATGCTCCGCTGACGCCTGAGCTCATCAGCGACCTGGGACGCTACTCCGCAGACCGGTGGAACTACCACCAGACCCACAACTACGGCTCGGGCAACTTCCGCACGGATAACAACCAGCCGGGGCAGGACGCCATCCCGGTTTCCAGCGCGAAGCTTTCGAAGGACGGCAAGTCCCTCTTCCTGGGCATCCGCGACATGCACCCCTCGCATTCCCTCCGTCTCACGTATCGCCTGCCCGCCGCCGGCGTGGACCGCGTGGAGAATGCCTATCTCACCGTGCATGCGCTGCCCTCCATGAACCTCGAAAGTCTCGGCTTCGATTCCAATGAAGTGGACCTCAGTCCGCGCAAGGACCTCGCCGGTGACGGGCCTGCCATCATCCCCACGGCCGACCTGGGTCGTGATGTCGCCCTGCGCTACGGCTGCATCGCGTGCCACTCCACGGGAGATCCTGCCCTGCCCAGCGTCGCCGCGCCTGCGACCGCCGCCGCCAATGGCGCGAAGACAGAGGTGGGTCCCTCGTGGATGGGACTCTGGGCCGCGAGTCGCAAATTCAGCGACGGCTCCGAGATCAAGAGCGTGGATGCCGCCTATCTGCGCGAGTCCATCCTCGATCCCTCACGCCGCGTGCAGGCTGGCTATGAAATGGAGCGCACGGGCGTGGGTATGCCATCCTATCTCGGTGTGCTGAAGGATCACGAGATCGACTCCGTGGTCATGTACATCCAGACGCTGCAAAAGAAGAAGGTGAAGTGA
- a CDS encoding PmoA family protein, producing MKIPALPSILLLALVTLAAPSLAAAADKGFSIEKTASGGAIVKYDGKLVTEYVVDQANKPYLYPVIPPHGTPMTRAYPMQKVEGEQWDHPHHRGICLGHEAENGFDTWAEKTTFEERPNDKKSQERLVKVGAQKHREFKELKAEVDKATIVSVTDHNNPQGKKEFEDTRTIVFQVIDGRLVIDYDVTFQATDTPVTFEDRKDAGFSIRVPTSMAVTPEKGKKAGSIVNSDGIKDTEAWGKSAKWCDYYGPVNGKVYGVAMLNHPKSFRYPTPWHVRDYGLFTANPFGTKNLNKEAADGTFTLKPGDSMTLRHRLIFHEGDTASAKIDEAFAAYEKLP from the coding sequence ATGAAGATCCCAGCACTTCCCTCCATTCTCCTGCTCGCCCTGGTCACTCTCGCTGCTCCGTCACTGGCAGCGGCTGCGGACAAGGGATTCTCCATTGAGAAGACCGCCAGCGGTGGCGCCATCGTGAAGTACGATGGCAAGCTGGTAACCGAGTACGTGGTGGATCAGGCAAACAAGCCCTACCTCTACCCCGTGATTCCCCCGCATGGCACGCCCATGACCCGCGCGTATCCCATGCAGAAGGTAGAGGGAGAGCAGTGGGACCACCCGCACCATCGCGGCATCTGCCTCGGTCATGAGGCCGAGAACGGCTTCGATACCTGGGCGGAGAAGACCACCTTCGAAGAGCGCCCGAATGACAAGAAGAGCCAGGAGCGCCTCGTGAAGGTCGGCGCGCAGAAGCATCGCGAGTTCAAGGAACTCAAGGCGGAAGTGGACAAGGCGACCATCGTCTCCGTGACGGACCACAACAATCCGCAGGGGAAGAAGGAATTCGAAGACACGCGCACCATTGTGTTTCAGGTCATCGATGGCCGCCTGGTGATTGACTATGATGTCACCTTCCAGGCAACGGACACGCCTGTGACCTTTGAAGACCGCAAGGACGCCGGCTTCAGCATCCGCGTGCCCACCAGCATGGCCGTGACACCTGAGAAAGGGAAGAAGGCAGGCAGCATCGTGAACAGCGATGGCATCAAGGACACCGAAGCCTGGGGCAAGAGCGCCAAGTGGTGCGACTACTACGGCCCGGTCAATGGCAAGGTGTACGGCGTGGCCATGCTGAATCACCCCAAGAGCTTCCGCTATCCCACCCCCTGGCACGTGCGTGACTACGGTCTCTTCACCGCGAATCCCTTTGGTACGAAGAACCTGAACAAGGAAGCTGCGGACGGTACCTTCACCCTGAAGCCCGGTGACAGCATGACGCTGCGTCATCGCCTCATCTTCCACGAGGGCGATACCGCCTCTGCCAAGATCGACGAAGCTTTCGCTGCGTACGAGAAGCTGCCGTAA